The window CTGGTGGGCTTTTAACATCATTTCAGCTCTAATTACGATGTCACGATGTTATTCAAGAATCGCGACTTTCAGGGTCTGGAACCGGCCAGCCGACATTCCGGTTACCAAACAAATCTCCACCTGACACGTCTGCGATTTACTGTCCGATTCTTGCAAATCAACGACATATCTTTCGTTTtgcctctttcttccacGAGGCCTGTTCAGCGTTAACAATACTTCGGTTTTGAGAATACTTCTCTCTCTCGCCCAGCGCTTGGTCAGAGTTCCCAACTCGGTCCGACAGCCCCGCCTCCGCCATGAGAAAGCGATACCTTTATCCTGAGAGAGAGTAAGCAGAAGCAAGAGAAAGGGTATATAAGTCTATTCCCAGAGAAAGCGATACCTTTATCCTGAGAAAGAGTAAGCAGAAGCAAGAGAAAGGGTATATAAGTCTTTTCCCATGTCATCGCCTACACGCTCAAAGCGAAGTACAGCCCCTCTCGCCGTGCCACCGATGACATGATAAAATCGGCTAACGTCCTACGGCTGCTGGCAGCTATGAACCGCGACAGGGAGCACGAGCAAGCAAGCTCATCGTCATCGGCCGCTCTTCTTTCATTGCAACCCCTTAGCACTCATCAACTCCCAGTTGGCACTTTTCGAGCGACGGCAGAGCACTTTGGGGCAAATCCTTACATCATCACCCATCCCCATTGTGCCACCATTAATTGCCACTATATATGGTATGATATCTCTTCCATGGAAGAGCGCTATCGTCTGCCGGACTTGTGCCCATCCTGCAAGGAGCCCCTGAAGGATCGTAGTGTGGCAAAGATACCTTCAACTGGTTCCCAGTTCGTTCTATCAAGGATGAGCTTGAGGACCTTTTGGCCATTGCGGGAGTTGAAGAGCTGCTAGAAGAGCAGGCAGAACGAGGACGAAAACCTACTGATGCCCCCCTAGCAGCCGGAAAAAAATTATTTAATCACCAGAGCGATGGTTCCGAATGGCTTCGCTGGGACCTGGACGACCCGACAGCTGTAGTCGCCAGGATCAACCTGTCGGAGGATGGGACCAACGTTTCTAATGATGTTAGtgcaaaaaaaaagtcgACTGTCACGGGCGTCACGTCAATCAGCGTAGTTGCCTGGCGCTCGATTCGGATGATTTGTCTTCTATCACTCCCTTTTGCCTCCGGGCATTCTTTCCTTCAAAAATCGTCTCAGTCTGCCCTTAGTCCAGCTCCTGCTCCTTCAGGCCCTGGCTATTCCTTTCTTCAAAGCCCAGTTTCTGTTTCACCATCCCGGAAATTCCCCTGTCTGGCTTTCGCTAGCCTGGGTATTTTTACCTCTTCCCCCGTCAAGTCCAACACCATCCGAGTCGAGCGTCGGGCAACTACGCTGATTGACGTGACGCCCGTGACAGTGTGCCAACTCGCCCATCTCCCCCCCCACCCGAGCCATCTGATGCTGTTTAGCGTTATCCCAGCGCCAGATGAATCAGCTGGCTCGGTTCTGTATATATTTTTGCTCCCTTTTGCAATCGAGCTGATGGTAGGCAGGATGTACGGTTTGCGAGTCGAGACACCTAAGTATCCGGAAGGTGAGTTCATATGATACAAATCACAATGCGCGGTCTGATGCTATATGGAAAAATATACAGGTCGCATGGTATATTATGACCTGGGGCTGATATGCTGTGACCGACCCGCGGCTTGTGCTTTGACTGGAGCCCCTCACTATAAGGGCGATGATTCTCCCTGCTTCCGGTGCTTGATTACGAAAGGTGACCTTCTTAATAAGAACAACTTTCCGACTCGCTCCTATTATCCTCATACGGCTCCTGTGCAGCAAAAGGTGGGCCGCCATATCGATCCAGACATAAGTTGACTGATCCAGTTATTGATCTTAATTGTTTCAGATGAGTAGTTTGCGAGGCCGAGTTCGATATACAAGAATCGCAAGCCATCTGATGAGTCTCCTGATATGGAACGAAAGCAACAGGCCGGAGTTGTTCAACTTCCTTCAACAGACTGGACAACAGCTTCACCTTCACTAATTCTCCACAATGCGAGCGAATAGTGCAAGCTATCCGACTCGCTCCTATGATCTTCAAATTGCTTCTGTGCGGCAAAAGGGGGCCTCAGATCTTGTCAAATTACGACAACATGATGAAATGTTGGCGACAAGATGTCTACCATGTTGATCGCTATTCCGGTGCTCGCATTAAGATGGAGATGAATGAGACCCGCAATTGGTTTCAAACTCAGATCCCGTTGGTATATAGGCCAACTTATCTTGAGAGCCTTTCTAATGAGTTCGGGCTAAAAGGCAACGGGAAGGTGAAGGCTAGCCAGTGTAGAGTTTTTGGGGAGATCTATGGACCACTTATTGTGCCATGGTTATGGCGGTCCAGCCAACACAGTAAGCTCAAGGATTGAAACCGTACTTTCATATGTACTGATAATCGACTTCGAACGCCTAGCGGAACACCCTCTCCCCTACGAACTAAAAACTCTCCTAAAATTATTCGCCGCGATCCGTTACATGTTTACAAATAACATGTCGGATACTAGACTCGATACCCTCGAACAACTCATACAAGATTTTATCAATTTAAGCTTCAAACTCCATCCTGAGGTCGCTCAAGCGGCTACCAATTTTCACGTTTTCAAACATATCCCCGATGATATCCGTCGATTTGGTCCTGTTTACGGGTACTGGCTCTTCCCACACGAGCGAGTCAACAAAGTACTCAAATCAATTAACACTAACGGACCATCTCAAAACCAAGAACAGGTTGAACAGATGAGGGGATTTCTAAGGAAACGTCAAGCGGACAGGATCATCTCCGATATCCTCGATCCCGAGTACGCTTCAAGCCAGACTGAGCGTGAAGTACAAATAGTTCTTGAAGAATGTCTACTGAGCAAAGGTCCCGGCACCCACAAAGATAAGGCCGACCAAGATCTAGAGGTTATGCTTCCAGAAGATGGACTTAGCCCCAAGTATGCGTTCCGTGCAATCGGACGTCCAGGAGTGCTACCCCCATTTCTTCTGAGTGACCTCCGCTTCACTTTGAGACGGCTCAGTACCTCTTTTAATCCCGGAGCTGTTGATGGGCTCACTTCTAACCAAGATGTCACCTTTTATCCTCATTTATCCGTGCGAGGGTATAGGTTTGACGCCGCTGACCCAACCCTGAGGTATCCTCATTCTACGCTACCCTACTCCGAGGTTGTACAATTGTTTCAGCGAACCAACAGTATGGTAGAAGTGCGGAAGCAACGAACTTTTTCAATGATGCGAGGGATACAAGGACAATTTGTATTTTAATGACCATTTTTTCAAAGCAGGTGGAGAAGTTTAGAATTGAAACGAACAATATTTAATATAGGCTTTGAATAAAATATGCATAAGACCCATTTTTTATCCATTGCATTATTTTGGTCCATGCATGTACATACGTGTGATGACTCTAGAATTCATGAGATTGGCGTCAAGTAGAGTCATGGCCAACGTGCAATGAACATATATGATGGATCAAGAATGCAACAAATAAACTTCAAATGAAAGTTAGTTTGCCTCCTCAAAACAAGAGTCAAGACTTCGTGGAGCATATGCGTCAGATTGATATTAGATTGATATTAGATTGGTATTAGATTGATATTTTAGATTGGTTATTAGATTGATATTTAGATTGATATTAAATGCGTATCTGGTCAAGTTACATCAAACAACTGCCTTATTCGACATCATCCTGGCTCGGGAATATATAACATCAAATTTATGTAGGAAACAGACGCCGCATATTTCCTATCTAAAGAACCGATAAAAAAGCGCATGTTCCCATGCCCTATTAATATTACTACTTCTTTATCGTGGCAAGTGCGGCACAAAATGCAACAGAGATTCGGCTGCTTAAATAAAAGATGTCTAATAGTGCCAGTCAACATCCGCCGTTGTGGATCTATCATGATTTTACTGGTGGCAATGACATTTCAAGGTAAAAGCAGCAGACGGTAAAGTTACTCTTTTATGTCTTTGGCATTTCTTTTGGCTTTTCTCCGATGGTTCCTACACCTACATCTATGTCTCACATGCCAGGTCTCCCGCTGCCCCGTTTCACGCCCTCACTGGCACTAGgactcttcttcaacttcttGCCCCCGTTCCAGGCAGTGACTGCCTTGTGGTCTCGTCCAATGGGGTCTTCCTTCTTTACTTTGTAGATTCTGACGATCCAGTTTTCCGATGTGAACGCTTCGTCTGCAAGAATGTGATGACATTAGCGCCTTATATACTTATTTCAAGTCCCAAGCTTACCAAGAGTATCAAGAGTAATACTGTTAGGGGGGATAATCTGACCTCGAACTCTGTCTTGAGCGGGGTGCCCACCAAAAAGCTCGGGGAAGCTGACATATTGGTCAGGCGACGCTCAACAAACAACAACGTATTCCAACCTACCGGTAGTAAGACATCTTGTACATGAGGGAGTTCTTCATAGTAGGGGTGCTGCCCAAATTGTCAGCGAATTCGCGCTACGCGATCATACAGTGATAAACGTACGCTCTGTCATCAACAGCATACTCTCCTCTTTGAGTAAAGTAGTTGATTTCTTGCACTTCGTCAGGCCATTCACCTTGTGAGATCCTAACCATCCACAAAAACTTGTTGATGTCATCACCAGAGTAGCCCAATAGGCCTCCGAAGATCACAAGAACGTAATCGACATCATGCTTCTTCAAGATAGGGTACGCAACTTCTTCGCTGGAAGACATAGCCTTACCTACTGTGGCGATATGAGTGTTGTTCCAGGTATTGTTGTCAACGAGAGTGGGGCGATCAGCCATACCAGCAATCTGGTAGCCATAATCCCACCAGGACATGATGACGCTGTCTTCGGCAGTGTTTTGGCGGATCCAGTAGTAAGCCTCTCGGAAATCGTCAATGATATTTTGGCTACCGTCAGGGTTTCGAGATGCAAGTACGACTGAAGGCGAAGAATAGGCAGTTGAAGTTACGTATGTGCAATGAAGaacgaagatgaagaggaagacaGAGAGAACGGAAACCACGGCAAATCGAGTGTCGAGACCAAAGATGCCGGAGGCAGACTTGCCGCCCAAAATTCCAGTGAATGAGAACCCGCCTTTATTGGCGTTGGCAGCGgccatcttcttcgcttTAGACTTGGAGATGGCCTGTGTCTGAGATTCGCTAGCTTCCTCTTCACTTTCGGGAATGACGGGGTCAATATACGCCTCGAGAAGCTTGGAGAACGCAATGGCGGCGGAAACACAGGCGACGGGGGTGATAACAAGCAGAAGTCGAACCATGACACCGGCAAAGTAAGCACTGAGGACGGCGTAAATGATGACGAAGATTTGCTCATCCCGAAGCTCCTTGAAACACCAGAAAACACCGGcggggaagaagaagataagCATTTCGAGATCAAAGTAGAATGAGGGCCAAGCGGTTGGCTGGTGTTCCGAAACTGAGGCAATAATGGGCACTGGGTTGACGATAAGCATATGCCCCAGAAGATTGATATTTAACTCACTGTGAACCTTGGCGTATCCAGTATCCCAAAGAGAATAGAATCGGCCGGCGAAGGGAGCGATCCATCCGGAGAAAGTCAATGCGACGAGGGCAGCAAAACTGAGGCAGAACACAGCCACGACAAATGCTTTGAGAAGGAGCTGGAATTGCTTGCCGGGCACGAGTCGTCGGACGACTTCGACAAATCCCATCAACTGCAAAAGACCGAAAACACCCAAGGCCGCCATGTGTTCAGAGGTTCGGATTGGGAGGAACTCCACGAAGGGGACCTGCATGGAGGCGATAGTTCCAATGACGTACCAGGAGGAGTAAGCGGTGTAAAGTCGATTGTTGAACCTGCCCATGACAATGAGAACGAAGGCGTGCAATGGAATCACTACGAGACAGTAAGCAGACATTTTCAGTTGAGGGTCGAGAGACATACTGTTGGTGATGAAAACGTAACCACCCCATGCAGCGACCATCCATCCATAAAACAAGGCAGTGATCATACCCCAGAATGAGCTGCCAGTTTTGACAGCCTTAATCCAAGAGTAGAAGGAACTCAtcaagaggaagatggcAATGGCTTCGTTGTCATAGGAACCAGCGACAGATCGAGAGATGTATCCAGGCACAATGCCTATGAAAGCGGCAGCCAATAGACCAGCTGATGGTGTAGACATTTCAGTGGTGAAGCTACAAAGCTTCCATGTTAGTGTATGCAATGACTAGATGTTTATTTTGAACTGACAGATAAGTCGCCCAAGCAGTCAATCCGGCGAATCCTGGAGCAAGGAGGACACAGACATTGCGAATGTCCACGGGCAGGTTGATTGCCCGAAGAGCATGCCAGATCAGTCCAGAGGTGACCATCAAACCAGGATAGAGGGTAGTACCGACAGTCCTGCCGAGAGGATACCAGGCGGTGGGATCAAACCAGTTCCAGAACTCATAGAAACCTTCATTAACGAGAACTTTCGAGGCTCGGCTAGACTTAAATCAGTACGGAAGCTTGATCTGGAGAAATAACCTTACTAGTTGAACCAAGGGTCACTGGGGTGGAGACACATACGTTAACATTGAGAGAATTCTACGGATAGACTTGACTCACAATTCATGGATGACAGATTCGAATCTGATCACCGCAAACAATCGGCTTCCAATTGCAGCACCGCATATTAATGCCAGAATGACAAATCTCAACAAGCTTTCAGTGTTGTTGATAGTCGACGGAGATAGGTGTGATGGGATGGGATATGCAAATCTCTTGGGAGGAACTGGAGCGCCCATCTGGACAGGAGATGCTGGTGTGGGAGGCGTGTCAACCACTGCTGGTTTTGATAGGACATCGGCTGGAGGTTGATTGGTAGGAGTGTCTGCTGGAGTCGGAGGCTTCGACGCAGCTTTGGCTGACTTGGGTGCCATTGCGCTGCTTTTAAGCTATGGCGTTAGGTGACAATGTCAAGCACAGGAGGGTATGCTGCGGAGGTGATTGCAACGCAGCAGGTAGCGCGTCGGACTTGATGCCGGCTGTTGCTTTTGACGTTGGCAGAGGTCCTACGGAGGGCTGTGGGGTGGTATCCTCCCGCTGTGGTGAAGCcagaagaaggagcagaGGATATGGATGAAAGGTGAATGTCAAGTTACAAGAATAGACATCTCCGTCTTCAATCGGTTGTCCCTCATCGTCGCCAACTGAGCTGCGAGCATCATGACGTGGAACGCGACTTTATCACATCCCCTCACATCTGGCCCCTCTAATCTTCATGGCAAGATACAGTCCTGATCGGCATAGGTTTTCGATTAACGGACATTATCCATGCAAGGGAAAACGAGGGGGTTTGCACAGCCTTCACATACATAgagaaaagggaagaaTGTATGTGAAAGAACGATTTCGGTGGGGatccaaaaaaaaaagtccAAAAAGGTAATGCCTCCATGCCGATTCGAACGACAGACCTCCCCATTAGTGAAATGCAATTGCTATTCTTACTAGTGGGGTGTTATAGCCAACTAAACTATAGAGGCTTCGATGATTTTTGATCAATTTGGAACACTATATAGACAACACCACTCCTTTAACACAATAATGTAAGAACATCTTGACCCATCTTGACCCAACGAACTTATTCCGTCTGAAATCCTCTTCATATGCGCTTCATAATGTCTGCTACGATCTAACTGACTGATTTTTCAACCTATTTAGATCACCTCATGGCACCTCCCGCTTGCCGTTCGTTATTGTCTTTGTCGAATATCGTTCGGCAGATGACATCTTTTATTTGAACGAGAGTGCCGTGATGACGGGGCAGAAGAAATCTGCTAGCTGTTACATGGAAATACAAAAACCAGATAGATAAAAGACGCTCCATTATGTATGCGACTGATTATGAATATACAAGTCAAGCAATTGGCGGATTACTAATTTTTGGTCAACTAAATTGACAAATCCCGCATGTCCCGTCTGTGCGCGCTCTGGCAGCTATTCCTATCATTGTGCTGCTCGGCACGCTTGCAGCACTGGTCATTGCGCTGCTACCGCTGCTTTTGCTTGTACTTGACTTGGCACTGCTGCTTGCCTTGATACTTGAGCTTGAAGTTGAGGTCGGACTTGTGACAGTACTGCTGGCAGCTACGGAATTTAAGGAAGAGCTGAAGTTTGAGCGACTACTTGACGATGTCGTACCCGCAGTCAAACTCGTACTTCGGAGATCGCATAATGAGAGCACGGTGCTCAAACAGACAGAAGAAGGCATGGTGCCAGATAGGTCGGGATTCGAAGTGAAAGATATGGTAGTCAAGGATGGTGGTAGGGAATCAGGGGCAGAAGTGAAGTGGTTGTTTTGAAGATACAAGGTTTTGAGAGAAGCAAGTTGGCTTAACGAAGGTATTTGACCACTGAGCGAGTTGTAAGACAAATCGCTAGGAGATGACATGTCAGAATATCGCCTCTTCGAAATGTGAATTTTACTCACAGGTAAGTCAATGAAGAGGGCAATTTATTTACCTTGGCATCGGTCAACCCTTGCCCTGTGACAGCGGCCGTGACGAGTTTGATGTTGGATGACAGGTCAGGCATAGATGTGCCAAGCTGGGGATTGTTGATCAGTACCAACGTGACCAGCCCTGTTGCAGAGCTGAAAGGTGCTGTATCGATCTTGCCGGTGATTGCAGTGTACTCGAGGTCCAGTGTCTCAAAATAGGGAAGAGATAGTAAAGAGCTTGGGAAATCGCCAGCTATGAAAGGAAACATTGTTAGGAAGTTCTTGAGATTGACAAATGAAATACACAACTCACTAGGTACAGATGAATTGCcaagaagatgaagtgCTTTCAAAGCATAAACATTTTCAAGAGTATTTGGAAGCGCTGTGGGCACATTGGGGTATTTCAAAGACAGACTTGTTATCCTCCCCCTGGAGTCACACCCAATCCCATCCCATCCACAAGGACTTGCATCTGCACCCCACTTATTTAACCCGCTAATATCTTCAATGTTGTTGTAGATGTCCATCATGGCACAGAATTGAAGTGCCGACCCCACACCAATGGAATTGCCGTTGACTATCGGCTCAGAAAAATCGTTAATAGTAGATCGAAGGACCTGGACACAATCGGAACAAGGGTAAGAGGTTGGCGATGTGGGAGCGGGCGAAGTGAAGAGGCCAAGACAGGTAGCGAGTGTTTGAGAAGATGttgaagaagcagaagcTGCTGAAGAAGTGACAGTTGCAGATCCAAAGCTGTTATCGGCACTGGCAAAGTCGCTAGGTGATGAATTATCCaaagacgaagatgaggaCTTGCGAAGGAGTGAAGTGCAAAGGCCAACCGTTAAAGCGACAAGGAACAAAATCGCAATAATAATTGCAATCTAGTACGATCATGAATCAGTCTTTTAGATTTCATTATGCTGGAAGCATACTATACGCACCTTCCATATTCTCTTGTTCCTCTTTGCACGCTCCTCATCCCTTTTCTCGGCTCTCCATCCCTTGTCGCGGGTACCAATCATTATGGGATACTTTCCATCTCCGTCGTAACCTATTATTCTTTCTCGTGAGCCAAGCCAACCCGGACTTTTCCTTGAATAGATGTTGCTCATCTCTTTCACCGGGCTTGAACCACTCGAATATGCCATATCGCCAGGTACAGCTAATCGCACGCCCGAATTAGTTTTCTGACGAAAACGAGCCATCTCTTCAAGCTCTCTCTTCCTTAATATCCTGAGTGACTCATTGGCAGCTCTGTCATCATTGTTGGCCCCACCACGAAGGATACTTTTCCCAGGCATCCATTTTGAAGTACGTTTGGCCGCGTTTGAGATGGTGTCTGTTGCTCTGTCCAGCAGAGTGCGCGGGCGGTTGTACTTTTCGATGAACTCTGAAGGATCGTAAGAAGAGAGTGTCAGTGTCGGATTGACTTGTGGTGAAGGAGCGATGTATGTGGGGGTGAGAAGTACATTGTGAAGAACCGACTCGTAGTTATTAGGTGTGTCAGCAGCCGTGCCACGACGTTTGGGCTTGGACTTGGGCTTGGGTTTGGCATCCAAGTCTACCAGAGGCGGCATGATCTCAGGAGGGATGACATGTCCTCGGCGAATATCGGCCTTGCCACCTTTCCACGACGGGTACCGATGTCCTATCTCGACCTCTGCTACCTCGAAAAGATCTTCGACCAACTGCCGCTTCTTCTTGGGATTAACCTTCTTAGGCAATGGAGGCTCTtgaggagggggagggTCAAAGGGTGTACCAGGGTCGATGACGACATCCAcagatgaagaaggataCATCATATGCGTTCTCTCCAGGTTGAGCGGGGGTGGTCTTTTTGCTCTCcacttctttttcttcatttgctccttcttttcatcGTGCTCCCAGTTCCGTGGGGGTTTATCATCatatctcttctttctgGAGGGTGGGAAGGGTGTCCCCAAATCGGGATACTCGCTTTGCACGGGCGAAATGGTATCTGAGATGATCGTCTCGTGTCGTGGACCCGGCTGAGTAGGTGGCATTCGAGGTGGATCGGCAAAAAGAGGTGGATGGCGGGCGGGGAGAAGGGACAAGAGAGAAAAGCGAGACTTGAAGGAGAACCTCGAGCTGTCTGGAGGTGCCATCTTGCTATCTCTTGCTCGTGTGGTTGGCGATAGGCAGGTAAGTGATGTGTTGTGATTGACCTAAATGGCTGGAGGATGTTAGTATGTCACGACACGTTGTATAAGTAAACCGATAAAGTCGTGAGCCTTATGTGTGCGACTTAACAGCGAGATGGTGCTGGGAAAGGTTGATGGGATGTACATGGTAAGGGGGCGAGCCCCTTGTGTGGTGCGAGCTGTATCAGCAACAATAGGAGACAGTGGACGTGTCGCAATAGCAAGTCTGGGCCTTGCATGGCGGGCGATCGCTGGAGAACATTAAAATTCTCGCGCCGTCAGAGAGACAATAGAAAAACAAGAACAAAAAGAAATTTGACGTCTTCCGTTTCGTTTTCGTGCAAGGTGAAACACTTCCCATCAAAGCACCGGCCAGCGAGTCACCGTGTTTCGCGTTCATTTCATTTACCCATGCAGTCCGCGCACGCGTCGCTCGCGTCGGTATTCGCAGAAGAAGTAGTAATTGCATGCAAGAGAGCTGCATTTTTTTGGATAGATTGCAACTAGTATCCGAATAAATACCCGTCCAACATGGAGCGATTACAGAAAGCCACGAACGACGATGCCATTACCTCACTTCCGCAAGTTTGACTACTTTTACGAGAAACTCTAATGTAATTTACGCCGGTCCCTTCATAGCCAACTTCAAAGCCTTCTCCAACTGCTCGATATCCGTCGTGCTCCTAGCATCAATTCTCTTCATAGGTTTCCCGAGAGTGTTCATGATTCGCTCAACGTCAGACTTGGATCGGTAGTCGTGGGTGAAGACGACAGAGCAACCCTTTCGGCCGAATCGACCGGTTCGACCTATCCGTAACTCTATCAGCACACAAACCCTTCTAGAGGATGCAGCAAAACCATGATCACTCACCGATACGGTGGATGTAGGTCTCGATATCGGGACCACTTCCGCCAGGTCCCAAGTCGGGCACGTCATAGTTTACAACCATGTTCACAGCAGGGATATCGATACCTCGCGCAATGACGTTGGTAGTAATGAGAACCTTGGTCTCACCATTCCTGAAGCCGTCGAGGATAGCATCACGTTCTTGGGAGAACTTGTCACCGTGGAGAGAGGCAACGGCATGGCCTTCGGAAATAAGACGCTCGGCAATATGGTCGGCTGTGGCTTTTCGCTACAAAGGACATCAGGTCAGGGCCTACGGCTCAAACAAGGTGGTACAAGGTACAAGAATAGCGGACTAACCTTGCAGAAGACGATACTTTGTCCAATGACCAAGCAGTCGTACAGAGCAGACAAGGCCTCGTACTTTTGGTCCTCGCTGTCACATTCAAGGTAGAGCTGTCTGATCGCATCAACAGTAATGTCCTCCTTCCTCAAGAAAATCTTGTTGGCTTCAGGGGCGAATCGGTCTGCAAACTCTTGAACGTCGTCGTTAAAAGTAGCTGAGAAAAGGACGTTTTGGATGTTGGGGGGGAGAAGCCTAGTTAGTCGCGAGCGGCAGTCAGCATTTATGGGCATTGAGCAGTATTTTAACAAAAACCACGTTGAACATACTGCTTGATCCTAAAAGTCTGTTCACCCAAACCTTGTTGTGCGATCAATTCATCAGCCTCGTCAAGAACCAACACCCTGATCATCCTAGGGTCCAAAATCCTTGAACCTCTCATCAACATGTCCACAAGGGTACCGGGAGTACCGATAAGGATCTGCTTGTCGATTCGGGCATTACGAGACCAAGAGCCAGGGACGGCGAGGAAAGTGCCGACTTGGGTGAATTGACCGATTTGGTCGATAACTTCCTGAATTTGACGGGCAAGTTCTCGGGAAGGAGCGATACAGATGGCCTGAAAACGTCAAATGTCAGCCGCTATAATGTAGTCAAGAACAAGGAAGACAATTTACTTGAGGGGTGGGGATGGTAGGGTCCACTCGGCTCAACATGTTGAGGGTGAAAGCAGCAGTCTTACCAGTACCGGACTGACTTTGCCCGATGAGGTTTCGAGGACTAAACCAAATGATTTAATAATGTTTCATACGCGAAGCCGATATGTCTTACGGATTGGAGAGGAGCAAAGGAAGAGCCTTTTCTTGAATCTTGGAAGGTTTTTGAAATCCAGCGGCAATGATACCCTTCATGAGATCCTCGTGACTATCAAAAAGGATTAGCTTGGCCCCGGgatgaaaaaaaaaaaagcaTTAATCAATTTACAGGTTAAGCTGCTTGAAAGATTGGACAGAGTAAAGCGGAGAGTTGGGGTCACCTTGAAGATCGGCAAGTTTGACCTGGTGTATCGAATCAGCCACAGGATGATGGCAAGAACAAGGTTACTCACCTCGACCTGGAACGTGCTGGTAATCAAACCTTCAGTGTCGTCCTGGAGCTGGATGTCGGAAGCCTCCTTCTTTGGAGGTCGAGAAGACGGAGGTACAGGAGCGTCGAACCATCCGTCATTATTGTTCGCACCATTACCGCCATTGGAAGCTCCGGCTTCACCCCATCCATTGTCTGCAGGGGCGCTAGGAGCCGGTTCGCCCCAGCCGTCgttgttgctgttgttACTGACCGGAGCGGAAGCAGGAGCAGGGGCTGGGGCTGGGGCACTGGTCTCGGTCGCAGCTTCTCCCCATCCTATCATAACCTTAGCTCAGTTATAAAGACGAAGCTACAGACAATGCTTACCGTCGTCCTGACTGTTCATATTTTGTCCCTCTGTTTTTG of the Cryptococcus gattii WM276 chromosome H, complete sequence genome contains:
- a CDS encoding uncharacterized protein (Similar to TIGR gene model, XP_573000.1); translated protein: MAPPDSSRFSFKSRFSLLSLLPARHPPLFADPPRMPPTQPGPRHETIISDTISPVQSEYPDLGTPFPPSRKKRYDDKPPRNWEHDEKKEQMKKKKWRAKRPPPLNLERTHMMYPSSSVDVVIDPGTPFDPPPPQEPPLPKKVNPKKKRQLVEDLFEVAEVEIGHRYPSWKGGKADIRRGHVIPPEIMPPLVDLDAKPKPKSKPKRRGTAADTPNNYESVLHNVLLTPTYIAPSPQVNPTLTLSSYDPSEFIEKYNRPRTLLDRATDTISNAAKRTSKWMPGKSILRGGANNDDRAANESLRILRKRELEEMARFRQKTNSGVRLAVPGDMAYSSGSSPVKEMSNIYSRKSPGWLGSRERIIGYDGDGKYPIMIGTRDKGWRAEKRDEERAKRNKRIWKIAIIIAILFLVALTVGLCTSLLRKSSSSSLDNSSPSDFASADNSFGSATVTSSAASASSTSSQTLATCLGLFTSPAPTSPTSYPCSDCVQVLRSTINDFSEPIVNGNSIGVGSALQFCAMMDIYNNIEDISGLNKWGADASPCGWDGIGCDSRGRITSLSLKYPNVPTALPNTLENVYALKALHLLGNSSVPTGDFPSSLLSLPYFETLDLEYTAITGKIDTAPFSSATGLVTLVLINNPQLGTSMPDLSSNIKLVTAAVTGQGLTDAKVNKLPSSLTYLDLSYNSLSGQIPSLSQLASLKTLYLQNNHFTSAPDSLPPSLTTISFTSNPDLSGTMPSSVCLSTVLSLCDLRSTSLTAGTTSSSSRSNFSSSLNSVAASSTVTSPTSTSSSSIKASSSAKSSTSKSSGSSAMTSAASVPSSTMIGIAARARTDGTCGICQFS
- a CDS encoding Subunit of the oligosaccharyltransferase complex, putative; Stt3p (Similar to TIGR gene model, INSD accession AAW45538.1; catalyzes asparagine-linked glycosylation of newly synthesized proteins) yields the protein MAPKSAKAASKPPTPADTPTNQPPADVLSKPAVVDTPPTPASPVQMGAPVPPKRFAYPIPSHLSPSTINNTESLLRFVILALICGAAIGSRLFAVIRFESVIHEFRASKVLVNEGFYEFWNWFDPTAWYPLGRTVGTTLYPGLMVTSGLIWHALRAINLPVDIRNVCVLLAPGFAGLTAWATYLFTTEMSTPSAGLLAAAFIGIVPGYISRSVAGSYDNEAIAIFLLMSSFYSWIKAVKTGSSFWGMITALFYGWMVAAWGGYVFITNMIPLHAFVLIVMGRFNNRLYTAYSSWYVIGTIASMQVPFVEFLPIRTSEHMAALGVFGLLQLMGFVEVVRRLVPGKQFQLLLKAFVVAVFCLSFAALVALTFSGWIAPFAGRFYSLWDTGYAKVHMPIIASVSEHQPTAWPSFYFDLEMLIFFFPAGVFWCFKELRDEQIFVIIYAVLSAYFAGVMVRLLLVITPVACVSAAIAFSKLLEAYIDPVIPESEEEASESQTQAISKSKAKKMAAANANKGGFSFTGILGGKSASGIFGLDTRFAVVSVLSVFLFIFVLHCTYVTSTAYSSPSVVLASRNPDGSQNIIDDFREAYYWIRQNTAEDSVIMSWWDYGYQIAGMADRPTLVDNNTWNNTHIATVGKAMSSSEEVAYPILKKHDVDYVLVIFGGLLGYSGDDINKFLWMVRISQGEWPDEVQEINYFTQRGEYAVDDRATPTMKNSLMYKMSYYRFPELFGGHPAQDRVRGQIIPPNSITLDTLDEAFTSENWIVRIYKVKKEDPIGRDHKAVTAWNGGKKLKKSPSASEGVKRGSGRPGM
- a CDS encoding ATP-dependent RNA helicase, putative (Similar to TIGR gene model, INSD accession AAW45356.1) gives rise to the protein MSDAQAPPASTSWADMVDEDEKQKQGQNMNSQDDGWGEAATETSAPAPAPAPASAPVSNNSNNDGWGEPAPSAPADNGWGEAGASNGGNGANNNDGWFDAPVPPSSRPPKKEASDIQLQDDTEGLITSTFQVEVKLADLQGDPNSPLYSVQSFKQLNLHEDLMKGIIAAGFQKPSKIQEKALPLLLSNPPRNLIGQSQSGTGKTAAFTLNMLSRVDPTIPTPQAICIAPSRELARQIQEVIDQIGQFTQVGTFLAVPGSWSRNARIDKQILIGTPGTLVDMLMRGSRILDPRMIRVLVLDEADELIAQQGLGEQTFRIKQLLPPNIQNVLFSATFNDDVQEFADRFAPEANKIFLRKEDITVDAIRQLYLECDSEDQKYEALSALYDCLVIGQSIVFCKRKATADHIAERLISEGHAVASLHGDKFSQERDAILDGFRNGETKVLITTNVIARGIDIPAVNMVVNYDVPDLGPGGSGPDIETYIHRIGRTGRFGRKGCSVVFTHDYRSKSDVERIMNTLGKPMKRIDARSTTDIEQLEKALKLAMKGPA